The following are encoded together in the Populus trichocarpa isolate Nisqually-1 chromosome 5, P.trichocarpa_v4.1, whole genome shotgun sequence genome:
- the LOC7492127 gene encoding uncharacterized protein LOC7492127 isoform X3, which translates to MFVKKLVEKASIKKPGGASDGLKPSDVEPRLVFHYGIPHGATKFAYDTIQKILAISTQDGRIKLFGRDNTQALLESPEAVPSKFLQFIQNKGILVNVTSKNQIEVWDLDSKVLSNVHVFKEDITSFTVMQSNLYIYVGDYLGNVKVLKLDQESCHFELMKYTIPLSASHGSPAEVSGDTAVLHTLPQPAAESKRVLIVFRDGLLALWDIRESKSIFTTGGGLLQSQHHEMKKVTSACWACPFASKVAVGYSNGEIFIWSIPAITNSRTELNLDRATQNAPILKLNLGYKVDKIPIALLKWLYADGKASRLYVMGASDLASTNNLQVVLLNEHIETRMIKLGLYLPEPCIDIEIISSSFDQSKHKQDILVLIGKSGHIYVYDDCLIEKYLLQSQSKSSPSLPKEVMVKMPFADSSITVAKFITNTPNLLTYGDEDYIRLAKNIPSPFPFEPRPKDGTHSFQFNGFTKVKNLYITGHSDGAINFWDVSCPFPIPMLSLKQQSEDDFSLSGIALTTLYFHTDSRLLISGDQSGMVRIFKFKPEPYAENSFMSFQGSLKKGSNYVHSVKLMKVNGSVLSINISPSLVHLAVGSDQGYVSVFDIEGPTLLYQEHIASEISTGIISLQFDTCFLHGFEKNILVVATKDSSVLALDADTGNLLSSSSVHPKKPYRALFMQILDGQDMLARGSKMSNNQDPSKRKSDEDGPKQSSLLICSEKAVYVYSLNHVAQGIKKVLYKKKFQSSSCCWASTFCGASDAGLALLLSTGKIEIRSLPELSLIRESSIRGFTYSAPKLNSFSARSICCSWDGELIMMNGDQEMFIVSVLFQKENFSSNMVSVGAATCL; encoded by the exons ATGTTTGTCAAGAAGCTTGTGGAGAAGGCTTCAATAAAGAAG CCTGGAGGGGCTTCTGATGGCTTGAAACCCAGTGATGTAGAACCACGATTGGTATTCCATTATGGGATACCACATGGAGCAACGAAGTTTGCATATGACACCATTCAAAAGATACTTGCCATCTCTACGCA AGATGGAAGAATCAAATTGTTTGGAAGAGATAACACTCAAGCTCTGCTTGAATCTCCTGAGGCAGTACCAAGCAAGTTTTTACAG TTCATTCAAAACAAAGGGATCCTTGTAAATGTAACATCCAAGAACCAAATTGAG GTTTGGGATTTAGACAGCAAAGTGTTGTCTAATGTACATGTATTTAAAGAAGACATCACCTCATTTACAGTTATGCAAAGTAATCTGTACAT TTACGTTGGAGATTATCTTGGTAATGTCAAGGTTTTGAAGCTTGATCAAGAATCATGTCACTTTGAACTAATGAAATACACCATACCCCTATCTGCTTCTCACG GGAGTCCAGCTGAAGTTTCTGGTGATACTGCTGTATTGCACACACTGCCCCAACCAGCTGCTGAAAGCAAGAG AGTTCTTATAGTATTTAGAGATGGCCTGCTTGCATTGTGGGATATTCGAGAGAGTAAATCCATCTTCACAACAGGTGGAGGTTTGCTGCAATCACAACATCACGAAATGAAGAAAGTAACCTCTGCATGCTGGGCATGCCCTTTTGCAAGTAAAGTTGCTGTTGGGTACAGTAATGGAGAGATTTTTATCTGGAGCATCCCAGCTATCACAAATTCAAGAACCGAGTTAAACTTAGATAGGGCCACACAAAATGCTCCTATATTGAAACTTAATCTTGGATATAAGGTGGATAAGATTCCTATAGCATTATTGAAATGGCTTTATGCAGATGGGAAGGCAAGTCGACTCTATGTTATGGGTGCCTCTGACCTTGCATCTACAAACAATTTGCAG GTAGTCTTATTGAACGAGCATATTGAAACTCGCATGATCAAGTTGGGGCTTTATTTGCCTGAGCCCTGTATTGACATCGAGATCATTTCTAGCTCGTTTGATCAAAGCAAGCATAAACAGGATATTCTTGTCCTGATTGGAAAATCAGGGCACATTTATGTCTACGATGATTGtttgattgagaagtatcttcTACAATCCCAATCCAAAAGTTCACCCTCACTGCCAAAGGAGGTCATGGTGAAGATGCCATTTGCTGACTCAAGCATCACTGTGGCAAAGTTCATCACAAATACCCCAAATTTGTTGACTTATGGAGATGAG GATTACATTCGGTTGGCTAAAAACATTCCATCACCTTTTCCTTTTGAGCCAAGACCCAAGGATGGCACTCATTCATTCCAGTTTAATGGATTTACAAAGGTTAAAAACCTGTACATAACTGGACACAGTGATGGAGCCATAAATTTTTGGGATGTGTCTTGTCCATTTCCCATCCCAATGCTATCACTTAAGCAACAG AGCGaagatgatttttctttaagtggTATAGCACTGACAACATTGTATTTTCACACCGATTCCCGACTTCTTATCTCAGGGGATCAGAGTGGAATG GTTCGCATCTTTAAATTTAAACCTGAGCCATATGCTGAGAACAGTTTTATGTCTTTCCAAG GAAGTTTGAAAAAGGGAAGCAATTACGTCCATAGTGTTAAACTTATGAAAGTGAATGGTTCTGTGCTATCTATCAACATAAGCCCAAGCTTGGTACATCTTGCTGTTGGGTCTGATCAAGGATAT GTTTCAGTTTTTGATATTGAAGGGCCAACACTACTATATCAAGAACACATTGCAAGTGAAATATCCACTGGCATCATCTCTCTGCAGTTTGATACCTGCTTTCTTCAtggatttgagaaaaatattttagtagTGGCGACAAAGGATTCTTCAGTTTTGGCACTTGATGCTGACACTGGTAACTTGCTGAGTTCCAGTAGTGTTCATCCAAAGAAACCTTATAGAGCTCTATTTATGCAGATTCTAG ATGGGCAGGACATGTTAGCTAGAGGATCTAAAATGTCAAATAATCAAGACCCTAGTAAAAGAAAATCTGATGAGGATGGACCAAAGCAGTCTTCCCTGCTGATATGCTCTGAGAAAGCAGTGTATGTCTATTCATTAAATCATGTTGCTCAG GGTATCAAGAAGGTTCTTTACAAGAAGAAGTtccaatcttcttcttgttgctgGGCTTCAACATTCTGTGGTGCATCTGATGCTGGCCTTGCACTTCTTCTCTCAACTGGAAAAATTGAAATAAG ATCCCTGCCAGAGCTGTCGTTGATAAGAGAATCTTCAATCAGAGGTTTCACATATTCTGCACCAAAGCTGAACTCTTTCTCTGCCAGATCGATATGCTGTTCATGGGATGGGGAACTTATTATG ATGAATGGTGATCAGGAAATGTTTATCGTGTCTGTGTTGTTTCAAAAGGAAAACTTCAG TAGCAATATGGTTTCTGTTGGTGCAGCTACTTGTTTGTGA
- the LOC7492127 gene encoding uncharacterized protein LOC7492127 isoform X1 codes for MFVKKLVEKASIKKPGGASDGLKPSDVEPRLVFHYGIPHGATKFAYDTIQKILAISTQDGRIKLFGRDNTQALLESPEAVPSKFLQFIQNKGILVNVTSKNQIEVWDLDSKVLSNVHVFKEDITSFTVMQSNLYIYVGDYLGNVKVLKLDQESCHFELMKYTIPLSASHGSPAEVSGDTAVLHTLPQPAAESKRVLIVFRDGLLALWDIRESKSIFTTGGGLLQSQHHEMKKVTSACWACPFASKVAVGYSNGEIFIWSIPAITNSRTELNLDRATQNAPILKLNLGYKVDKIPIALLKWLYADGKASRLYVMGASDLASTNNLQVVLLNEHIETRMIKLGLYLPEPCIDIEIISSSFDQSKHKQDILVLIGKSGHIYVYDDCLIEKYLLQSQSKSSPSLPKEVMVKMPFADSSITVAKFITNTPNLLTYGDEDYIRLAKNIPSPFPFEPRPKDGTHSFQFNGFTKVKNLYITGHSDGAINFWDVSCPFPIPMLSLKQQSEDDFSLSGIALTTLYFHTDSRLLISGDQSGMVRIFKFKPEPYAENSFMSFQGSLKKGSNYVHSVKLMKVNGSVLSINISPSLVHLAVGSDQGYVSVFDIEGPTLLYQEHIASEISTGIISLQFDTCFLHGFEKNILVVATKDSSVLALDADTGNLLSSSSVHPKKPYRALFMQILDGQDMLARGSKMSNNQDPSKRKSDEDGPKQSSLLICSEKAVYVYSLNHVAQGIKKVLYKKKFQSSSCCWASTFCGASDAGLALLLSTGKIEIRSLPELSLIRESSIRGFTYSAPKLNSFSARSICCSWDGELIMMNGDQEMFIVSVLFQKENFRPVDFVSQVYRKELMFSQEGLPTGSIIQKEKKRGIFSSVMKGSKPKQVPEVETEDTRESIEELSKIFSTVNFECHHDENKDSMAMDDDGIDLDIDDIDLDDPVEKTKDQNLLAALNKKKLASKFQAFTGRIKQMNVKNEKNIKEEVKDEKTGAVDQIKKKYGFSLSGESSAAKIAQNKLHENIRKLQGINLRATEMQETASSFSAMAKEVLRISEKDKQSS; via the exons ATGTTTGTCAAGAAGCTTGTGGAGAAGGCTTCAATAAAGAAG CCTGGAGGGGCTTCTGATGGCTTGAAACCCAGTGATGTAGAACCACGATTGGTATTCCATTATGGGATACCACATGGAGCAACGAAGTTTGCATATGACACCATTCAAAAGATACTTGCCATCTCTACGCA AGATGGAAGAATCAAATTGTTTGGAAGAGATAACACTCAAGCTCTGCTTGAATCTCCTGAGGCAGTACCAAGCAAGTTTTTACAG TTCATTCAAAACAAAGGGATCCTTGTAAATGTAACATCCAAGAACCAAATTGAG GTTTGGGATTTAGACAGCAAAGTGTTGTCTAATGTACATGTATTTAAAGAAGACATCACCTCATTTACAGTTATGCAAAGTAATCTGTACAT TTACGTTGGAGATTATCTTGGTAATGTCAAGGTTTTGAAGCTTGATCAAGAATCATGTCACTTTGAACTAATGAAATACACCATACCCCTATCTGCTTCTCACG GGAGTCCAGCTGAAGTTTCTGGTGATACTGCTGTATTGCACACACTGCCCCAACCAGCTGCTGAAAGCAAGAG AGTTCTTATAGTATTTAGAGATGGCCTGCTTGCATTGTGGGATATTCGAGAGAGTAAATCCATCTTCACAACAGGTGGAGGTTTGCTGCAATCACAACATCACGAAATGAAGAAAGTAACCTCTGCATGCTGGGCATGCCCTTTTGCAAGTAAAGTTGCTGTTGGGTACAGTAATGGAGAGATTTTTATCTGGAGCATCCCAGCTATCACAAATTCAAGAACCGAGTTAAACTTAGATAGGGCCACACAAAATGCTCCTATATTGAAACTTAATCTTGGATATAAGGTGGATAAGATTCCTATAGCATTATTGAAATGGCTTTATGCAGATGGGAAGGCAAGTCGACTCTATGTTATGGGTGCCTCTGACCTTGCATCTACAAACAATTTGCAG GTAGTCTTATTGAACGAGCATATTGAAACTCGCATGATCAAGTTGGGGCTTTATTTGCCTGAGCCCTGTATTGACATCGAGATCATTTCTAGCTCGTTTGATCAAAGCAAGCATAAACAGGATATTCTTGTCCTGATTGGAAAATCAGGGCACATTTATGTCTACGATGATTGtttgattgagaagtatcttcTACAATCCCAATCCAAAAGTTCACCCTCACTGCCAAAGGAGGTCATGGTGAAGATGCCATTTGCTGACTCAAGCATCACTGTGGCAAAGTTCATCACAAATACCCCAAATTTGTTGACTTATGGAGATGAG GATTACATTCGGTTGGCTAAAAACATTCCATCACCTTTTCCTTTTGAGCCAAGACCCAAGGATGGCACTCATTCATTCCAGTTTAATGGATTTACAAAGGTTAAAAACCTGTACATAACTGGACACAGTGATGGAGCCATAAATTTTTGGGATGTGTCTTGTCCATTTCCCATCCCAATGCTATCACTTAAGCAACAG AGCGaagatgatttttctttaagtggTATAGCACTGACAACATTGTATTTTCACACCGATTCCCGACTTCTTATCTCAGGGGATCAGAGTGGAATG GTTCGCATCTTTAAATTTAAACCTGAGCCATATGCTGAGAACAGTTTTATGTCTTTCCAAG GAAGTTTGAAAAAGGGAAGCAATTACGTCCATAGTGTTAAACTTATGAAAGTGAATGGTTCTGTGCTATCTATCAACATAAGCCCAAGCTTGGTACATCTTGCTGTTGGGTCTGATCAAGGATAT GTTTCAGTTTTTGATATTGAAGGGCCAACACTACTATATCAAGAACACATTGCAAGTGAAATATCCACTGGCATCATCTCTCTGCAGTTTGATACCTGCTTTCTTCAtggatttgagaaaaatattttagtagTGGCGACAAAGGATTCTTCAGTTTTGGCACTTGATGCTGACACTGGTAACTTGCTGAGTTCCAGTAGTGTTCATCCAAAGAAACCTTATAGAGCTCTATTTATGCAGATTCTAG ATGGGCAGGACATGTTAGCTAGAGGATCTAAAATGTCAAATAATCAAGACCCTAGTAAAAGAAAATCTGATGAGGATGGACCAAAGCAGTCTTCCCTGCTGATATGCTCTGAGAAAGCAGTGTATGTCTATTCATTAAATCATGTTGCTCAG GGTATCAAGAAGGTTCTTTACAAGAAGAAGTtccaatcttcttcttgttgctgGGCTTCAACATTCTGTGGTGCATCTGATGCTGGCCTTGCACTTCTTCTCTCAACTGGAAAAATTGAAATAAG ATCCCTGCCAGAGCTGTCGTTGATAAGAGAATCTTCAATCAGAGGTTTCACATATTCTGCACCAAAGCTGAACTCTTTCTCTGCCAGATCGATATGCTGTTCATGGGATGGGGAACTTATTATG ATGAATGGTGATCAGGAAATGTTTATCGTGTCTGTGTTGTTTCAAAAGGAAAACTTCAG GCCTGTTGATTTTGTCAGTCAAGTCTACAGAAAAGAACTGATGTTTTCACAAGAAGGGCTTCCCACTGGATCTATCatccaaaaggaaaagaaaagg GGAATATTTAGTTCAGTAATGAAAGGAAGTAAGCCAAAGCAAGTTCCTGAGGTGGAAACTGAGGATACGAGAGAAAGTATTGAAGAACTCTCAAAAATCTTTTCAACTGTCAACTTTGAGTGTCATCATGATGAGAATAAAGATAGCATGGCTATGGATGATGATGGGATTGACTTGGACATAG ATGACATCGATCTAGACGATCCTGTAGAGAAAACCAAAGATCAGAACCTGTTGGCAGCTCTTAACAAGAAGAAATTGGCGAGCAAGTTTCAGGCTTTTACAG GTAGAATAAAACAGATGAATGTTAAGAATGAGAAAAATATCAAGGAAGAGGTAAAGGATGAGAAGACTGGTGCAGTCGATCAAATCAAGAAGAAATATGGCTTTTCTTTGTCTGGT GAATCAAGTGCTGCTAAAATAGCCCAAAACAAGTTGCATGAGAATATAAGAAAGTTGCAG GGAATCAATCTAAGAGCTACTGAAATGCAAGAAACAGCCAGTTCATTCTCTGCAATGGCAAAAGAGGTCCTGCGAATTTCAGAAAAGGATAAACAAAGCTCATAA
- the LOC7492127 gene encoding uncharacterized protein LOC7492127 isoform X2 has translation MFVKKLVEKASIKKPGGASDGLKPSDVEPRLVFHYGIPHGATKFAYDTIQKILAISTQDGRIKLFGRDNTQALLESPEAVPSKFLQFIQNKGILVNVTSKNQIEVWDLDSKVLSNVHVFKEDITSFTVMQSNLYIYVGDYLGNVKVLKLDQESCHFELMKYTIPLSASHGSPAEVSGDTAVLHTLPQPAAESKRVLIVFRDGLLALWDIRESKSIFTTGGGLLQSQHHEMKKVTSACWACPFASKVAVGYSNGEIFIWSIPAITNSRTELNLDRATQNAPILKLNLGYKVDKIPIALLKWLYADGKASRLYVMGASDLASTNNLQVVLLNEHIETRMIKLGLYLPEPCIDIEIISSSFDQSKHKQDILVLIGKSGHIYVYDDCLIEKYLLQSQSKSSPSLPKEVMVKMPFADSSITVAKFITNTPNLLTYGDEDYIRLAKNIPSPFPFEPRPKDGTHSFQFNGFTKVKNLYITGHSDGAINFWDVSCPFPIPMLSLKQQVRIFKFKPEPYAENSFMSFQGSLKKGSNYVHSVKLMKVNGSVLSINISPSLVHLAVGSDQGYVSVFDIEGPTLLYQEHIASEISTGIISLQFDTCFLHGFEKNILVVATKDSSVLALDADTGNLLSSSSVHPKKPYRALFMQILDGQDMLARGSKMSNNQDPSKRKSDEDGPKQSSLLICSEKAVYVYSLNHVAQGIKKVLYKKKFQSSSCCWASTFCGASDAGLALLLSTGKIEIRSLPELSLIRESSIRGFTYSAPKLNSFSARSICCSWDGELIMMNGDQEMFIVSVLFQKENFRPVDFVSQVYRKELMFSQEGLPTGSIIQKEKKRGIFSSVMKGSKPKQVPEVETEDTRESIEELSKIFSTVNFECHHDENKDSMAMDDDGIDLDIDDIDLDDPVEKTKDQNLLAALNKKKLASKFQAFTGRIKQMNVKNEKNIKEEVKDEKTGAVDQIKKKYGFSLSGESSAAKIAQNKLHENIRKLQGINLRATEMQETASSFSAMAKEVLRISEKDKQSS, from the exons ATGTTTGTCAAGAAGCTTGTGGAGAAGGCTTCAATAAAGAAG CCTGGAGGGGCTTCTGATGGCTTGAAACCCAGTGATGTAGAACCACGATTGGTATTCCATTATGGGATACCACATGGAGCAACGAAGTTTGCATATGACACCATTCAAAAGATACTTGCCATCTCTACGCA AGATGGAAGAATCAAATTGTTTGGAAGAGATAACACTCAAGCTCTGCTTGAATCTCCTGAGGCAGTACCAAGCAAGTTTTTACAG TTCATTCAAAACAAAGGGATCCTTGTAAATGTAACATCCAAGAACCAAATTGAG GTTTGGGATTTAGACAGCAAAGTGTTGTCTAATGTACATGTATTTAAAGAAGACATCACCTCATTTACAGTTATGCAAAGTAATCTGTACAT TTACGTTGGAGATTATCTTGGTAATGTCAAGGTTTTGAAGCTTGATCAAGAATCATGTCACTTTGAACTAATGAAATACACCATACCCCTATCTGCTTCTCACG GGAGTCCAGCTGAAGTTTCTGGTGATACTGCTGTATTGCACACACTGCCCCAACCAGCTGCTGAAAGCAAGAG AGTTCTTATAGTATTTAGAGATGGCCTGCTTGCATTGTGGGATATTCGAGAGAGTAAATCCATCTTCACAACAGGTGGAGGTTTGCTGCAATCACAACATCACGAAATGAAGAAAGTAACCTCTGCATGCTGGGCATGCCCTTTTGCAAGTAAAGTTGCTGTTGGGTACAGTAATGGAGAGATTTTTATCTGGAGCATCCCAGCTATCACAAATTCAAGAACCGAGTTAAACTTAGATAGGGCCACACAAAATGCTCCTATATTGAAACTTAATCTTGGATATAAGGTGGATAAGATTCCTATAGCATTATTGAAATGGCTTTATGCAGATGGGAAGGCAAGTCGACTCTATGTTATGGGTGCCTCTGACCTTGCATCTACAAACAATTTGCAG GTAGTCTTATTGAACGAGCATATTGAAACTCGCATGATCAAGTTGGGGCTTTATTTGCCTGAGCCCTGTATTGACATCGAGATCATTTCTAGCTCGTTTGATCAAAGCAAGCATAAACAGGATATTCTTGTCCTGATTGGAAAATCAGGGCACATTTATGTCTACGATGATTGtttgattgagaagtatcttcTACAATCCCAATCCAAAAGTTCACCCTCACTGCCAAAGGAGGTCATGGTGAAGATGCCATTTGCTGACTCAAGCATCACTGTGGCAAAGTTCATCACAAATACCCCAAATTTGTTGACTTATGGAGATGAG GATTACATTCGGTTGGCTAAAAACATTCCATCACCTTTTCCTTTTGAGCCAAGACCCAAGGATGGCACTCATTCATTCCAGTTTAATGGATTTACAAAGGTTAAAAACCTGTACATAACTGGACACAGTGATGGAGCCATAAATTTTTGGGATGTGTCTTGTCCATTTCCCATCCCAATGCTATCACTTAAGCAACAG GTTCGCATCTTTAAATTTAAACCTGAGCCATATGCTGAGAACAGTTTTATGTCTTTCCAAG GAAGTTTGAAAAAGGGAAGCAATTACGTCCATAGTGTTAAACTTATGAAAGTGAATGGTTCTGTGCTATCTATCAACATAAGCCCAAGCTTGGTACATCTTGCTGTTGGGTCTGATCAAGGATAT GTTTCAGTTTTTGATATTGAAGGGCCAACACTACTATATCAAGAACACATTGCAAGTGAAATATCCACTGGCATCATCTCTCTGCAGTTTGATACCTGCTTTCTTCAtggatttgagaaaaatattttagtagTGGCGACAAAGGATTCTTCAGTTTTGGCACTTGATGCTGACACTGGTAACTTGCTGAGTTCCAGTAGTGTTCATCCAAAGAAACCTTATAGAGCTCTATTTATGCAGATTCTAG ATGGGCAGGACATGTTAGCTAGAGGATCTAAAATGTCAAATAATCAAGACCCTAGTAAAAGAAAATCTGATGAGGATGGACCAAAGCAGTCTTCCCTGCTGATATGCTCTGAGAAAGCAGTGTATGTCTATTCATTAAATCATGTTGCTCAG GGTATCAAGAAGGTTCTTTACAAGAAGAAGTtccaatcttcttcttgttgctgGGCTTCAACATTCTGTGGTGCATCTGATGCTGGCCTTGCACTTCTTCTCTCAACTGGAAAAATTGAAATAAG ATCCCTGCCAGAGCTGTCGTTGATAAGAGAATCTTCAATCAGAGGTTTCACATATTCTGCACCAAAGCTGAACTCTTTCTCTGCCAGATCGATATGCTGTTCATGGGATGGGGAACTTATTATG ATGAATGGTGATCAGGAAATGTTTATCGTGTCTGTGTTGTTTCAAAAGGAAAACTTCAG GCCTGTTGATTTTGTCAGTCAAGTCTACAGAAAAGAACTGATGTTTTCACAAGAAGGGCTTCCCACTGGATCTATCatccaaaaggaaaagaaaagg GGAATATTTAGTTCAGTAATGAAAGGAAGTAAGCCAAAGCAAGTTCCTGAGGTGGAAACTGAGGATACGAGAGAAAGTATTGAAGAACTCTCAAAAATCTTTTCAACTGTCAACTTTGAGTGTCATCATGATGAGAATAAAGATAGCATGGCTATGGATGATGATGGGATTGACTTGGACATAG ATGACATCGATCTAGACGATCCTGTAGAGAAAACCAAAGATCAGAACCTGTTGGCAGCTCTTAACAAGAAGAAATTGGCGAGCAAGTTTCAGGCTTTTACAG GTAGAATAAAACAGATGAATGTTAAGAATGAGAAAAATATCAAGGAAGAGGTAAAGGATGAGAAGACTGGTGCAGTCGATCAAATCAAGAAGAAATATGGCTTTTCTTTGTCTGGT GAATCAAGTGCTGCTAAAATAGCCCAAAACAAGTTGCATGAGAATATAAGAAAGTTGCAG GGAATCAATCTAAGAGCTACTGAAATGCAAGAAACAGCCAGTTCATTCTCTGCAATGGCAAAAGAGGTCCTGCGAATTTCAGAAAAGGATAAACAAAGCTCATAA